GCCCTGTTGACCAGACCGCAGAAGTCGGTCAGTTCGCCCGGTGAGAGAAGGCGTGAGGTTCTGGTAATCGAAGAAGGAGTCTGACGATGGGAGTGGACGAAAGTGAATCGGTGGGAGGGCAGAAACGTGCTGGGGAAACGGTCTACATCGTGCTAGCGGCGCTGAGCGTTTCGCACCTTCTCAACGACCTGATGCAATCGCTGATCCCGGCCGTTTACCCGGTCTTTAAAGAGACGTACGACCTCAACTATACCCAGGTCGGGCTGATTACCTTCACGTTTCAAGTGACGGCGTCCCTCCTGCAACCGGTCGTCGGCTTGTACACGGACCGGCGGCCGCAGCCCTATTCGCTGGCGGCCGGCATGGCTTTCACCCTCACGGGCCTCGTACTCTTGTCGGTGGCCAACCATTTTTACAGTATCCTCCTTGCCGCCGGGTTGATCGGGATCGGGTCGTCGGTGTTCCACCCGGAGTCGTCCCGCGTCGCCCGACTCGCGTCCGGCGGCCGGTATGGGTTCGCCCAATCGCTGTTCCAGGTCGGTGGCAATGCCGGGACGGCCCTCGGCCCGCTCCTGGCGGCTTTCATCGTCGTGCCGTGGGGGCAGCCGAGTATCGCGTGGTTTTCCGCCGTTGCGCTGCTGGCGATGGCCGTGTTGATCGGTGTCGGCCGGTGGTATCAGAGGCAACTGATGGCCCGGATCGCGAAGTCGAAGACGGGCGGAGGCGAAAGCCGGCCGGGACTGTCGCGTACCCGCATCGGCGTCTCGATTGTCATTTTACTGTTGCTGATTTTCTCGAAATACTTCTACCTGGTCAGCCTGAGCAATTACTACACCTTTTACCTGATCGACAAGTTCGGGGTCTCGGTCCAGGAAGCACAAGTCTACCTGTTCATCTTCCTCGGGGCGGTGGCCGTCGGCACCGTCGCGGGCGGACCCGTCGGCGACCGGGTGGGGTTCAAGACGGTGATCTGGGTGTCGATCCTGGGCGTCCTCCCGTTCACCCTGGTCCTCCCGTACGTCGGGCTATTCTGGACGGCCGTGTTGACGGTGCCCATCGGCATGATTCTGGCGTCGGCGTTCTCCGCGATTATCGTGTATGCCCAGGAACTGGTGCCCAGCAAGGTCGGGACGATTGCCGGCCTCTTCTTCGGGTTCGCGTTCGGTATGGGCGGTCTCGGGGCGGCCGCTCTGGGCGGCCTGGCCGACAAGACGAGCATCGAGTTCGTTTACCGCGTCTGCTCGTTTCTTCCAGCGATCGGGCTGCTAACGGGGTTCCTGCCAAACCTCGAACGAGCCCGCCCGAAATAGTTCGGGTGTCCCGACCGCGCGAGCCGAACGACCCTGACGTTTAGACCTCACAGGGGAGGATTGGGCTTCACTTGCGCGTCGCCCGATTCGCTTACTACGATCCCGGCCGGCGG
This portion of the Fimbriiglobus ruber genome encodes:
- a CDS encoding MFS transporter gives rise to the protein MGVDESESVGGQKRAGETVYIVLAALSVSHLLNDLMQSLIPAVYPVFKETYDLNYTQVGLITFTFQVTASLLQPVVGLYTDRRPQPYSLAAGMAFTLTGLVLLSVANHFYSILLAAGLIGIGSSVFHPESSRVARLASGGRYGFAQSLFQVGGNAGTALGPLLAAFIVVPWGQPSIAWFSAVALLAMAVLIGVGRWYQRQLMARIAKSKTGGGESRPGLSRTRIGVSIVILLLLIFSKYFYLVSLSNYYTFYLIDKFGVSVQEAQVYLFIFLGAVAVGTVAGGPVGDRVGFKTVIWVSILGVLPFTLVLPYVGLFWTAVLTVPIGMILASAFSAIIVYAQELVPSKVGTIAGLFFGFAFGMGGLGAAALGGLADKTSIEFVYRVCSFLPAIGLLTGFLPNLERARPK